The Deinococcus aquaticus genomic interval CCGTCACCGGTCCTGATGGCCTGCTCCGGGGTTCGTCTCATACGGACTCCGTCTGTTCTGCTCCTCCTCTGCGGGGCAGCTCTACGAGTCGCGTCTGCTCGGACCCAGCGGCTTTGCAGGCCATTCAATCGGGGTCCGTCTCAGCCGTCCGTTTCTGCCGGGTCCGTCTCGTCCAGGCCGTCTTCCTCGTCGGGCAGCGGCAGGCGCACGCGGAAGGTCGCGCCGCCGCCGGGCGTGTCGACCACGTCGATGGTGCCGCCGTGCGCGGTCACGACCTGCTGCGCGATGGTCAGGCCCAGTCCGGCGGACCCGGCTTCCTTGCCACGGTAGAACTTGTCGAAGATGCGGGGTTTCACGGCGTCCGGCACGCCGGGGCCGTGGTCGACCACGCGGACTTCCAGTTCGCCGGGGCGGGGCACGATCTCCAGCGAGACCTTGTCGGGGCCGCCGGTCACGCGGATGGCGTTCGTGACGAGGTTGATGAACACCTGGTTCAGGCGGCCGGGGTCGCCGACGATCTCGTACGCGCCGTCCGGGGCTTTCACGCCGTAGTCGCGGCCCACCTGCCGCAGCAGTTGGCCGAGGTTCATGAAGTGCATCTCGATGCTCTGCACCAGTTCCCCGCGTGAGAGTTGCAGCAGGTCGTTCACGAGGCGGGTCATGTTCTCCGCGACGCGCTGCGCGTCGAGCAGGGTCTGGCTGCCGCCGGCCTCGCGTTCGGCGCGGCGCAGGTAGCCGTGCAGGGCGGTCAGGGGGGTGCGCAGTTCGTGGCTGGTTTCGGCCAGGAAGGTCTTCTGGAGGTTCAGGGCCTCTTCAAGCTGCTTGGCCTGGATTTCCAGGCGCTGGCTCTGGCGCTCGGCGGTGTTGCGCAGGCGCTCGACCTCTTCCAGGCGGGCCTGGAGTGAGCCGTTGAGCTGACGGATCTCCCGTTCGGCACGTTCGCGGCGGATGCGGCTCTCGACCTCGGCGATGGCGCGGCGGATGCTGGGGGCCAGCCGTTCCAGGCGCTGCTTGAGGATGTAGTCGGTGACGCCCTCGCGCAGGGTGTCCACGGCGGTTTCCTCACCCATGGCGCCGGTCACGATGATGAACGGCACCTTGGGGAGGCGGGTGTGCGCGGCGCGGTACGCGCTGAGGCCGTCGTAGCTGGGCAGCGCGAAGTCACTGAGGATCAGGTGGGGCGGGGTGTTCAGGGCCTCCAGGAAGCCCTGCTCGTCTTCCACGCGGGTGATCTCGACCGGCCAGGGCAGGTCGGTGTCGATGTGCATGGTGACCAGTTCGTGGTCCAGTTCGCTGTCTTCGAGGTGCAGGATGCGAAGCGCCTCGCCGTGCTCCGGGACGCTCTGGCCGGGGTCGGTATACGTGCCGGGGGCCGGGTTCACGGGGGCGGCACTGGTGGGCTGGGGGGGTTGACTGCTGGAATCCGTGGTGTTCACGCTTCCTCCGGGTGTATGGGGAGCGTGACGGTGAAGGTCGCGCCTTCGCCTGGGACGGCGTCCGCGCTGACCTGACCGCCGTGACGGTTGACGATTCTTCGCACGTTGGCGAGGCCTATGCCGATGCCTTCGAATTCATCGGCGCGGTGGAGACGTTGGAACACACCGAACAGTTTATCCACGTAACGCGGGTCGAACCCGACGCCGTTGTCCCGCACCGAGACGGTCACGAACTCCGGGGCGGTCTGGGCGGTGATCCACACGCTGGCTTCCGGCCGGCCGCGCGAGTACTTGATGGCGTTACTCAGCAGGTTCGTGAACACCAGTTCCAGCAGGTTCTGATCGGCGGGCACGGTGGGCAGGTCGCCGGGCAGGTGCAGGGTGACGTGGCGTCCGGCGCGGTCGGGTTCCAGGACCGTCCAGGCCGAGTCGATCAGGGTGCTGAGGTTCACGGGCACACGCCGCAGTTCCTGGCGGCCCATGCGGGAGAACGCCAGCAGGTCGTCGATCAGTTGACTCATGCGCCCGGCGGAGTCCGTGATGACTTTCAGGTACCGTTGGCCCTTGGGGCTGAGGCCGTCGCCAGTTTCCTTGACCAGCAGGTCCCCGAAGCCCACGATGTGCCGCAGGGGCGTGCGCAGGTCGTGACTGACGCTGTAACTGAACGCTTCGAGTTCCCGGTTGGCGGCTTCGAGTTCCAGGGTGCGGCGCTGCACGCGTTCCTCGAGGGACTGGTTGAGCTGGTGCAGGTCGGCCTGCGCGGCGTTCACGCGTTCCTGAAGCAGGTCGTTGCTCAGCGCGGACGTGAAGCGCTGCGCGAGGTCCTGCGCGAGGTCCTGATCGCGGTTGGTCAGCGCCTGCCGGTACAGCAGGCCCAGCACGCCCACGAGCGCCCCGTCCCGCCCGATCAGCGGGTAGAACAGCGCGCCCGTGGCGTTCACGCGGTGCAGGGCCGGGTCGGCGCCGATAAACACCGGGTCCTCGGTCTCCAGGATGCGTTCGATGGCCTGCCCGGCCACGACCTGAAAGGCCGCCGCGTGCCACGTGGCGGAGGGACTGGAGGTAGCCAGCAGCGTGGTCGGGTGGACGCTCCAGAGGGCGGCGCTGTCCGCGAAGCGGCTGGACAGGCGGGCCAGCGCGGCGCGGTAGCGGTCGTGGCGCAGCGGGGCGGCGTTCACGCTGCGGACGTTCAGCTGTTCGGTCACGTCGGCCAGCAGGCGCGCGGCGTTCTCGGCGTACACGGAGTCGTCCACGTCCGTGCTGGTGCCGACCCATTCGATCACGCGGCCCGTGGTGTCCCGCACCGGCAGGCCGCGCGTGACGAAGGTGCGGTACTGCCCGTCGTGGCGCAGCAGGCGGTGCTCGGCCTCGAAGGGGCGGGTGAGGCGCAGTGCGTCCGCCCAGCGGCGCGAGTAGTCGGCGCGGTCTTCGGGGTGCAGCAGGCCCAGGAAGCCCGACCCGCTGCGGGACACGCCCACGAATTCGCTCCAGCGGCGGTTGAAGTACACGGGCGTGCCGATCGGGTCGGTCAGCCACACGATCTGCGGCATGCCCTCGATCACGCCCCGGTACCGCTGCTCGTTGCGCTGCGCGAGGCGTTCGGCGGTCACGCGGTCGTGAATGTCGGTGGCGCTGGTCACCCACTCGCTGACCTGCCCGCGTTCGTCGAGGACCGGCACGATCTTCAGGACCGCCCAGCGCGGCCCGCCCGGCAGTTGCAATTGCACCTCGCACTGCGCGCCCTCGCCGCTCTGCTCGGCTTCGCGGGTCATCTGGCTGTAAGCGGCGCGTCCGGCGGCGTCCAGGTGGGCGTGCAGGCCCTGCGGTCCCAGCCGGGCGCTGAACTGCCCGTTGGTGAAGGTCACCTGTCCGTCGGGGTGGCTGACGCTGATCATGTGCGGAATGGCGTCCAAGGTGCCGCGTGAGCGGCGTTCGCCGGCCAGCAGCGCGCGTTCGGACTGCACGCGGTCCGTGACGTCGCGGATGGTTTCGAGCAGGCCCAGCAGCGCGCCGTCAGGGCTGCGGACCTCGCCGCGCTGCATTTCGCCCTGGAAGTGGCTGCCGTCCTGCCGTTCGAAGGTGGTGGTGAGTGCGTGGAAGGCCGAGCGGTTGTCCAGGCGGCGGTCACTGTGAATGACGCCCAGCAGGTGCCCGTTCAGGGCGTCCGGCGCGGCGCGGAACTGCTCGCTCAGGGCGCGGTTGACCATGCGGATGCGGCCACCCCTGTCGGTGAAAGCGGCGGCGTCCTGCATGGACTGGAAGATCGCCTCGAATTCCGCGCGGGCCTGTTCCTGGCGGGTGCGGGCCTGCGCGAGCGACACGTTCAGGTTCTCGGCGCGGGTGCGGGCGTCCACCTGCGCCTTGACCAGCAGGAAGGCCACGCCGGCGGTGCCCAGGCCGACCAGCACGATCAGCAGCGGAATGGTCGAGGCGAAGTCCCGGCTGAAGTCGGCGCTGGCCCCGTGGATCAGTGTCCACTGCTGCCCGGCCAGCGAGAAGGTCGAGGTGTACCGGAAGGGCAGGCCGCTCAGGTCCGGCGGGGTCGCCTGGAGGGCCTGACCGTCGAGCAGTGCGCGGGTCAGGAGCGGTTCGCCACTCTGTAGCGGTGAGAGGTCCTGCAAGAAGGCGTCGGCGCGCACGGCGAGGTACAGGTACCCGCGCAGGGTCTGCCGGCTGTCCGGGTCGTTCCAGAGGGGCATCATCATCAGGAAGCCGCTCAGGGGCTGGCCGGCCTCGTCCCGCTGCGCGAGAGGCAGCAGGTCGGTCGCCTGCACGCGGTCACGGGTCCGCGCGGCACTGAACCCCTGGGCGCGCAGGGGTTCGCTATTCATGTCGAACCCCAGCGTCGAGATGTTCTGCGCGTTGGGCGGGGCGATCAGCGAGATCACGACCCGCTCCGCCTGGGGCGCGCCGGCCTCCCTCACGCGGAAGTCCGGTGTCACGGTCTGCCGTAACTCGCGTTCCAGCCGGTCCGTGGCGGACGCCGCGACCGACTGGCCGTACCCGACGGCCTGCAGGCCCGGGTAGCGGCTGGCGAGGTCCAGGCCGTCCACGAAACGTGAGAAGGACGCCTCGGTCTGGAGCGGCCCCTGCGCCACCCAAGCGGCGCGCATGGTGCCCAGCAGCCGCTCGTACACGGACACGCGGTCCTGAAGCGCCTGGGTGTACACGGCGGCCTCCCGCTCGAAGCGGCTGCGCTGCTGGTCGCGCACGAAGGCGTTGACGACCAGGGCCGCCGCCAGCGTCAGGCCCACGATCAGGATCAGCACCATCACCGGAGCGCGCTGACTGAGCGGGCGGGCCATCAGCCCTGATCTCCGGCGGGGGCGTCGGCCTGGAGGGCGTTCAGGAACACGCTCACGGGCACGTCCGCGCCGGTCCAGGCGCGGAAGGCCAGCCGGGCCTGATGGGCCAGCATGCCCAGGCCGTTCTCGGCGCTCAGTCCGGCGGCGCGGGCCTCGCGCATCATGCGGGTCTCGGCGGGTTTGTACACCATGTCGTACATGAGCGCCCCGGCGGAAAGGCGGGTCAGGAACGCGGCGTCCAGCGGCGTCTGGTCCGGGTCGTTCAGTCCGGCGCTGCTGGCG includes:
- a CDS encoding CHASE domain-containing protein translates to MARPLSQRAPVMVLILIVGLTLAAALVVNAFVRDQQRSRFEREAAVYTQALQDRVSVYERLLGTMRAAWVAQGPLQTEASFSRFVDGLDLASRYPGLQAVGYGQSVAASATDRLERELRQTVTPDFRVREAGAPQAERVVISLIAPPNAQNISTLGFDMNSEPLRAQGFSAARTRDRVQATDLLPLAQRDEAGQPLSGFLMMMPLWNDPDSRQTLRGYLYLAVRADAFLQDLSPLQSGEPLLTRALLDGQALQATPPDLSGLPFRYTSTFSLAGQQWTLIHGASADFSRDFASTIPLLIVLVGLGTAGVAFLLVKAQVDARTRAENLNVSLAQARTRQEQARAEFEAIFQSMQDAAAFTDRGGRIRMVNRALSEQFRAAPDALNGHLLGVIHSDRRLDNRSAFHALTTTFERQDGSHFQGEMQRGEVRSPDGALLGLLETIRDVTDRVQSERALLAGERRSRGTLDAIPHMISVSHPDGQVTFTNGQFSARLGPQGLHAHLDAAGRAAYSQMTREAEQSGEGAQCEVQLQLPGGPRWAVLKIVPVLDERGQVSEWVTSATDIHDRVTAERLAQRNEQRYRGVIEGMPQIVWLTDPIGTPVYFNRRWSEFVGVSRSGSGFLGLLHPEDRADYSRRWADALRLTRPFEAEHRLLRHDGQYRTFVTRGLPVRDTTGRVIEWVGTSTDVDDSVYAENAARLLADVTEQLNVRSVNAAPLRHDRYRAALARLSSRFADSAALWSVHPTTLLATSSPSATWHAAAFQVVAGQAIERILETEDPVFIGADPALHRVNATGALFYPLIGRDGALVGVLGLLYRQALTNRDQDLAQDLAQRFTSALSNDLLQERVNAAQADLHQLNQSLEERVQRRTLELEAANRELEAFSYSVSHDLRTPLRHIVGFGDLLVKETGDGLSPKGQRYLKVITDSAGRMSQLIDDLLAFSRMGRQELRRVPVNLSTLIDSAWTVLEPDRAGRHVTLHLPGDLPTVPADQNLLELVFTNLLSNAIKYSRGRPEASVWITAQTAPEFVTVSVRDNGVGFDPRYVDKLFGVFQRLHRADEFEGIGIGLANVRRIVNRHGGQVSADAVPGEGATFTVTLPIHPEEA
- a CDS encoding hybrid sensor histidine kinase/response regulator → MLHLEDSELDHELVTMHIDTDLPWPVEITRVEDEQGFLEALNTPPHLILSDFALPSYDGLSAYRAAHTRLPKVPFIIVTGAMGEETAVDTLREGVTDYILKQRLERLAPSIRRAIAEVESRIRRERAEREIRQLNGSLQARLEEVERLRNTAERQSQRLEIQAKQLEEALNLQKTFLAETSHELRTPLTALHGYLRRAEREAGGSQTLLDAQRVAENMTRLVNDLLQLSRGELVQSIEMHFMNLGQLLRQVGRDYGVKAPDGAYEIVGDPGRLNQVFINLVTNAIRVTGGPDKVSLEIVPRPGELEVRVVDHGPGVPDAVKPRIFDKFYRGKEAGSAGLGLTIAQQVVTAHGGTIDVVDTPGGGATFRVRLPLPDEEDGLDETDPAETDG